The nucleotide sequence TCAAATCGCTTCGCTGCATCGCGCTCGCCACGCTTCTTCTGCCCCTGGCCCCCTCCGTTTCCGCTACCGTCAGCAACACCCTGCCCGCCAAGGTCCAGCAGGCCCTCAAGGCCAACAAGCTGGGCGGCAACAGCCTGTCGCTGATGGCCGTACCACTCAACGGCCCCGGCACCAGCATCATCTACAACGCCGATGTGTCGGTGAACCCGGCCTCGACCATGAAGCTGGTCACCACCTATGCCGCCCTGGAACTGCTCGGGCCCACACATCAGTGGCGCACAGAGTTCTACAGCGACGGCCCGCTGAAGAATGGCGTGCTCAACGGCAACCTCTTCCTCAAGGGTGGCGGCGATCCGAAACTGAACATGGAGAAACTCTGGCTGCTGATGCGTGACCTGCGCGCCAACGGCGTGGAGCGCGTCACCGGCGACCTGGTTCTGGACCGCAGCCACTTCAACCTGCCGCAACTACCGACCTTCAACGACGACGGCGGCGACAAGAACAAGCCATTTTTGGTCGGCCCCGACTCGCTCCTGGTCAACCTCAAGGCCGTGCGCATGATCACCCGCAACGAAGGCGGCAAGGTCAGTGTGCAGATGGACCCGCCGCTCGCCAACGTGCGCATCGACAACCAGATCAAGGCGCTGCCGGCGGCCAAGTGCCCAGGCTGGCCGGACGTGCGCTTCAACCCGGTGAGCCAGTTCGACGGCACCACCCTGGTGGTCACCGGCAAGCTGGCCGACGGATGCAGCGGGCAGAGCTACCTGTCGCTGCTCGACCACCCGGCCTACACCGCCGGCGCGATCCGCGGCATCTGGCAGGAACTGGGCGGCAGCATCGCCGGCAAGGACCGCCAGGCCGAAGTACCGAAGAGCGCCCGCCTGCTGGCCCGCGCCTACTCGCCAGACCTGGTCGAGGTCATCCGCGACATCAACAAGTACAGCAACAACACCATGGCCCGCCAGCTGTTCCTCAGCCTCGGCGAGACCTTCCGCGACAAGGCCGACCCGGACGATGCCAAGGCCGCACAGCGAGTGATCCGCAGCTGGTTGGCGCGCAAGGGCATCACCGCGCCGCACCTGGTGATCGAGAATGGCTCGGGGTTGTCGCGTGACGAGCGCGTCAGCGTGCGCGAGATGTCAGCCATGCTCCAGGCCGCCTGGCAGGGCCCGTACGCCGCCGAGTTCATCGCCTCGATGCCGCTGGTGGGTATGGACGGCACCATGCGCAAGCGCCTCAAACGCACGGGCATGGAAGGCCAGGGCCACATCAAGACCGGCACCCTGAACAACGTGCGCGCCATCGCCGGCTTCAGCCGTGACGCCAAGGGCACCACCTGGGCGGTGGTGGCGATTCTCAACGATCCGCGCCCGTGGGGCGCTTCCGCCGTGCTGGATCAGGTCCTGCTGGACATCTATCGCCGCTGACCGGCCTTGAGCAGGGAGCGGCCGCGCCGCTCCCTCTGCGCCATCAACCGCGCGCGGTCAGACGCCAGGCGCGATGGATCTTCGGATTGCGCGCGAAGTCCTGGTCGATGGTGCTGGCGCTGATTTCCTCTACCGCATAACGCGCACTCAAGCCCTCATCGAGCTGGAACTTGCGGAAGTTGTTGGAGAAATACAGCACGCCGTCGCGGGCCAGGCGATTCATCGCCAGGTCCAGCAGTTGCACGTGGTCACGCTGCACATCGAACACGCCCTCCATGCGCTTGGAGTTGGAGAAAGTCGGCGGGTCGATGAAGATCAGGTCGTACTCGCCACGGTCCTCTTCCAACCAGCCCATCACGTCGCCCTGCTCCAGACGGTTCTTGTCGGAGAAGCCGTTGAGCGACAGGTTGCGCCGCGCCCAGTCCAGGTAGGTTTTCGACAGGTCGACGCTGGTGGTGCTGCGCGCGCCGCCCTTGGCCGCATGCACACTGGCCGTGGCGGTGTAGCAGTAGAGGTTGAGGAAGCGCTTGCCGGCCGCCTCGCGCTGGATACGCAGGCGCATCGGCCGGTGGTCGAGGAACAGGCCGGTATCCAGGTAATCGGTGAGGTTGACCAGCAGCTTGATGCCGCCTTCGTTGACTTCCATGAACTGGCCCTGGGCCGCCTGGCGCTCGTACTGCTTGGTGCCACTCTGGCGCTCGCGACGCTTGATCACCACCTTGTCCTGGGACACGCCAAGGGCCACGGGAATCGCCGCCAGGGCATCGAGCAGACGGGTCTGCGCCTTTTCCGGGTCGATCGAGCGTGGCGGTGCGTATTCCTGCACATGCACCCAGTCGTGGTACAGGTCGATGGCCAGGGCGTACTCGGGCATGTCGGCGTCATACAGACGGTAGCAATCGATGCCCTCACGGCGCGCCCATTTGCCCAGCAGCTTGAGGTTCTTCTGCAGGCGGTTGGCGAACATCTGCCCGCCTTCGGACAGCCGCGCGGCCTCGACCACCGGTGCGCTCGGCGCGGCCTTGCGCTCACCCGGACTGGCCTGCGCGGCCGCAGCGGCCTTCTGTTGCTGCTGAGTGCCGGAGCGGCGCTCACCGGTGACGAACTGGTCCGGCAGGATCTTGAACAGCAGCAGACGGCACGGCAGAGCGCCGTTCCAGAAGGCGTACTGCTTGTGGCTGCGCAGGCCCATGCGCTTGCCCAGTTCCGGCGCACCGGTGAACACCGCCGCTTCCCAGTTCAGGCAGGCCTGGCGCAGGCGCTCGCCGAGGTTCTGGTAGAGATAGAGCATGCTCGCCTCATCGCCCAGGCGCTCGCCATAAGGTGGGTTGCTGACCACCAGGCCGGTCTGGTTCTGGTCCGGGCGCGGCTCGAAGGTCGCCACTTCGCCCTGGTAGACCTTGATCCAATCACCCAGGCCGGCGCGCTCGATGTTGTTGCGTGCCGGCTGGATCAGCCGCGGGTCGGCCTCGTAGCCACGAATCCACAACGGCGGGCGCGCCAGGCCGGCGTCGGCGCGGGCCTGGGCCTCGGCGTGCAGCTTGCTCCAGATCGCCGGCACATGCCCCAGCCAGCTGGAGAAGCCCCAGCGCTCTCGCTTGAGGTTGGGCGCCAGGTCCGCAGCGATCATCGCCGCCTCGACCAGGAAGGTACCGACACCGCACATCGGGTCCGCCAGGGCACCGCCCTCGGCAGCGATGCGCGGCCAACCGGCACGTAGCAGCACTGCCGCGGCGAGGTTTTCCTTGAGCGGCGCGGCGCCCTGCTGCAGGCGATAGCCGCGCTGGTGCAGGCTCTGCCCGGAAAGGTCGAGCGAGAGTACCGCCTCGCCCCGGTCCAGGCGCAGGTGAACGCGCAGGTCCGGGCTGATCTTGTCGATCGACGGGCGCGTGCCATCGGCCTGGCGCAGTTTGTCGACGATCGCATCCTTGACCTTCAAGGCGCCGAAGTGGGTGTTGTCGATGCCCGAACCATTGCCGCTGAACTCCACCGCCAGACTGCCGGACGGCTCCAGGTGCTCGGCCCAGTCGACATCGAGCACGCCCTGGTACAGCGACTCGGCGTCCTGCACCGGGAAACGGCGCAGCACCAGTAGCACGCGGTTGGCCAGGCGCGACCAGAGACACAGGCGGTAGCCGGTTTCCAGGCTGCCAAAGCCGCGCACAGCGGCGGTCTGCTCGCGGACCTCTTCCAGGCCGAGGCTGCCGGCCTCATCGACGAGCAGGCCTTCCAGGCTCTTCGGGCAGGTAAGGATCAGTTCATAACGGTCCGACATGTGTCACCCAGTCAAATAGCGGCGGCTTGCTAGCCAAAATATGTGACAGAAAGTCGCGCGGCGACCCTTCGTCGAAAAAATAACCTGTCCAGTCGCGACTCGTTCGCAATGGCAAAAGGCCTCTGTACAAGTCTCAGACTCCCGTATGCCGGGGGCTCTGCGTGAACGTAGAAAAAAATAGGTGGAACCTTATGGCCTACACCCCAATTGCGTTACGTGCTTATGACAAAACGATCATTCACACGCCCCGATGCATTCGATAGAAATCTACTCAGGCCGACATCGCAATGATGTTCGGCAGGCAGTCCGCCACGCCGGCAGCGGACTCCAACGGCAGATCGTTTCTGCCTGGTCCCGACAGCGGACCCACAGGACATAACAGTCAACAAGTGAGGGCAACACCCTATGAGAAGACTTAAGCGTGATCCTTTGGAAAGAGCTTTTTTGCGCGGCTATCAGCACGGCGTTCACGGCAAATCTCGCGACATGTGTCCATTCACCATTGCATCCACACGCCAGGCCTGGATCAACGGTTGGCGCGAGGGGCGTGGTGACAACTGGGACGGCCTGACCGGCACCGCCGGTATTCATCGACTCAACGAACTGCACGCCGTCGGCTGAACTAGGATCACCCCGACTTCATCCAGACCGTCCCATCCGGGCGGTGGGCGCAAGCCCAGGGCTCCTCAGGGAGCCCTTTTTATTGCCTTTCGGTTTTCCTCTCGCGCCACTTAGCCCCGTGCAGCGGCGATGGCATCCACCGCCTCGTGGATCAGCGCCGGCCCGCGGTAGATAAACCCGGAATAGATCTGCACCAGGCTCGCACCGGCAGCGATCTTCTCGGCCGCATGCTGGCCTTCAGTAATGCCGCCAGCGGCAATGATCGGCAGACGGCCCTTGAGCTCACCCGCCAGCACCTTGACCGTGTGCGTGCTCTTCTCGCGCACTGGCGCACCGGACAGGCCACCGGCCTCATCGGCGAAGCGCAGGCCCTCGACGCCTTCGCGGCTCAGCGTGGTGTTGGTGGCGATCACCGCGTCCATGCCGGTTTCGACCAGCGCTGCCGCGACCTGCACGGTTTCCTCATCGGTCATGTCCGGGGCGATCTTGATCGCCAGCGGTACGCGCTTGCCGTGCTGCGCGGCCAGGTCTTCCTGGCGCTGGCGCAGGGCTTCGAGCAGTTGCTTGAGCGAATCGCCGAACTGCAGGCTGCGCAAGCCGGGGGTGTTCGGCGAGCTGACGTTGACCGTGACATAGCTGGCGTGGGCGTAGACCTTGTCCAGGCAGATCAGGTAGTCGTCCACCGCGCGCTCGACCGGGGTATCGAAGTTCTTGCCGATGTTGATACCGAGGATCCCGCGGTATTTGGCCGCCTGGACCCGGCTCAGCAGGTGCTCGACGCCGTGGTTGTTGAAGCCCATGCGATTGATGATCGCGGTGGCTTCCGGCAGGCGGAACAGGCGCGGCTTGGGGTTGCCCGGTTGCGGGCGTGGTGTCACGGTGCCAATCTCGACGAAACCGAAGCCGAGCTGGGCGAAGCCGTCGATCGCATCGCCATTCTTGTCCAGGCCAGCGGCCAGGCCCACCGGGTTGGGGAAATCCAGGCCCATCACCTGCACCGGCAGCTTGGCCGGAGTCTTGCCGAGCAGGCCGTTGAGGCCCAGGCGGCCGCCGGCACCGATCAGGTCGATGGACAGCTCGTGGGAGGTTTCCGGGGACAGTTTGAACAGCAGGGCGCGGGCCACGTCATACATGGGCGATTGGGCTCGGTGATGAGTTGGGAAGCAGGCCGCGATTATAGCCGTCTGGACTAGCCGGCGGCGAGGCAACAGCGTAATAAGGAGCCCGGGCGTCGCACCGCAGGCAGGCCGCTAGCGCAAACGGCGCAGTTCGAGCAGCTCGCCCGCTGCACTGAACTCCAGCTCGAAGGTGCCGTGAATCCCCTCATGCTGCAGGAACGGCTTGAGGTGGTGGGCCGGCAAACTGACCTTGCGTCCGTCGCGACTCCACAGCATCACCCGATTGGCACGGCCCTGATAAACCGCAAGAAACCGCTCTGCAGGCAAAGCGATATCCAGCACGAGGCTGGGCATGGAGGCTACCTCAACAATGTTTGACCGGATTTTGCCATACGTCCTTCGACCGTCATACGCGGAATTAGTCCCTGCTAGTGCGCGCCAGGCGCGGCTCTGCCACACTGGCACAGACGTCCCTGGAGCACCTTGCGGGTCATGAGTCTGTCCGACACCACAACCAACCTGGCATCCCGTCTGACGGCTCTGGCACAACGCCTGGGGCTGAGCGGACGTGTGCCACGCATGGTGTTCGAACGCTCGCGCAACCTGCGCCTGCCCTTCCAGGCGTTGCCACTGCCGGCGGACAACATTTGGTGGCAGGACGGCCCGCCCCTACACCGCCTCGTCGACCTGCCGCGTGACGCGCTGTCCGGCCCGGTGCAGGAAGACAAGGCCGCTGCCCGCGCGGTACTGATGCGCGTGGTCGAGCAGGAGCAGCAGCTGTTCGCCGACTTCGACCTGCTGCGGATCGACGGCCTGTGCGGCACGCCCAGTGCCAGTGGCGAAGGGTTCCGCAGCTTCGAGGAATTCGCCGCCACGCAAACCTGCCGCAACGTGCGCATCATCAGCTACAAGGACTTCCTCAAGACCATCAACCAGGCTCTGCCGCGCTTTCTCGGTGCCGAACCGATCGAATTGCGCCAGGCCAGCTGGTATGGCCCCCGCCTGTTCTGGGCCTCCGAGCAGCAAGGCGAAGCCTTCGCCTGCGCCATCGCCTATGCACGCCTGCGCGGCCTGGAAGTCAGCCTGCCGGCAGAGCTGACGCGCTATCGCATCAGCCGCAACGGCCTGGCCGAACTCAAGCAGCAGTACCACATGCTGGCGATGCCGGTGCAGGCCTGGGCCGATCCGGCGTTCATGGCGCTGCTGCTGGACAACGGCCTGCCCTACGCGCGCCTGTCGCTGCTGCGCAGCCCCGGAGCGCCCGAGGTGCTTCTGCTGCCCAAGGGCTCGGCCGAAGCCAACGCCCTGGGCGAAGGCCTGCGCCAGGCTGGCGCGCCGGATGTGGTGGCGTATCTGGAACAACTGGAAAACCGCACGTTCGCCTGAACGCGGGTGGTCGAGAGAAGGAAAGTTCAGGGGACACCGGCCGACCCGTGGGCCAGCCGGCGATGGTTGCCGACGGCTGTCAGGCTCCGGCCATGCGGACTTCCTGAGTCACCCCCCAACCATCCAGCACACCGCCCAGGGGCGTGACCAGCGACTCCAGATCCTGCTCGAAATCACCGATCCCCGAATGGGTGGCGTACATCACCTTGCTCACTTGCAGGTGCCAGGCGCCGTCCTCACGCACGCTGACCTGCGCATTGGTGGATTCACCGCGAAACTCACTGGCAGCCTTTCTGGCCCGGTCCTCGTCCGGGAAGATGGCGTAGAACTCGATGGGATGGACGCGGGCGAAATCGAATCCGCCCTCCTTCATGCGGCGCAAAACGGTGTTGCTGACATCATCGTGGAAGGCTGTGCTCATGTAAGACCTCCTCTCAGGCGATGGATAGACCGCAACCGCCCATGCCTGGGCGGCTCGGGCACCCGGCGGTGCCCCGAAAGCCAGACGGAGAGCCGCCTGGCTGGTCATGCACCGGATCACGAACGATCACGGTCGACGGCTGGTTCATGAGAAGAGAAACCGGCACCGTCAATTGCAGACTAGCGCCTCGACCGGCGATCTGCCCAGCGGATCGTCCATCTGCCCGCCCGGCCCGCGACGGGCGGCGGTGCCTCTAGTCGCGGCTGAGCCAGCCCATCACCCAGCGATTGAGCCAGGACGGCGACACCTGCGCCGACCAGTACATCAGCTTGAACTGCCAGTGGATCGGTCGATGCACCGCCGGTTCGTGAGCCTGCTGCCAGGCGGCTTCGGCGATGTGCTCGGCCTTCAGGTGCACGCCGAGACGACGCAGTGCGGGCGGCTCGAAGGTCTGGCTGTCGACCATCGGCGTACGCACGAACGGCGGCATCAGGTCGCTGACACGGATGTCGTGGCGGCGCCATTCCAGCTCCAGCGCCTCGGTCAGGCCACGCACGGCAAACTTGGACGCCGAGTAACTGACCATGTGCGGCGTGCCATACAGACCCGAGGCGGAACCCATGTTGATCACCTGGGCGCCCGGCGTGACCTTGAGGTAGGGAAACGCCGCGTGAGTCACCTGCAGCAGGCCGAGCACGTTGATCTGCAGGATGCGCGCATGCTCTTCGAGGCTGATTTGCTCGAAGAGACCGAAACGCAGGATTCCCGCGCAGTTGAACAGCAGGCGCAAGCGGCCCTGGTGCTGCGCAGCGAAACTGGCCAGCGCGACCTGTGCAGCCGCCGCATCGGTGACATCCACGGCCACATGCCAGGCGCCACCCAGCTCGTCGGCCAGGGCCGCCAGGGCGGCCTGGTTGACGTCGAGCAGGCCGACCCGCCAACCGCGAGAATGGAACAGACGCGCCGTGGCGGCGCCGATACCCGAAGCAGCGCCGGTGATCAGGATGGTGTTCATGCCAGCCCTCGCGTGCGAATAAAAGTCAGGGCGCGCTGCAACGCCAGGTTGGCGATGGCCAACGCCCCGCAATTGATCTGGAACACGTGCCACTGCCGCGGGTACAGCTCCAGCTCGCAGTCAACGCCCGCCGCCCTCGCCTGCTCGGCGAGCAACTGGCTCTGCGGCAACAGCCATTCGTCCTCGCCGACCTGGATCAACAGTGGCGGCAGGCCTGTCAGCTCGGCATACAGCGGAGAAACCAGGGCCCGGCGACGCTGGTCGGCCTGCGGGCAATAGGCCTCGGCGCCCTGCTGCAGCCAGCGCGGCTGAATCAATGGATCACCCGCCGGCGGGCGCAGCAGGTTGGCGCCGGTGCAATCGGTCACCGGGGAAAAACACACCAGCGCGCCCGGCAGCGGCAAGCCGGCATCACGCGCGCGCAACGCCGTACCCAGCACCAGGTTGCCGCCGACCGAATCGCCGGCGATGACGATGCGCGACGCCGCATGGCCCTGCTCCAGCAAGGCCTGGTAGGCGGCGAAGGCATCGTCGCTGGCCGCCGGAAAAGCGTGCTCCGGCGCCAGGCGGTAGTCCAGGGCGAACACCGTCAGCGCGCCGTGGCGGGCGAAGTAGCTGGTGATGCTGCGGTGGCTCTGCGGGCTGCCGACGATGAATGCGCCGCCGTGCAGGTAGAGCAGCACGTTGCCGCTGTCGCGCGGCGGGCGCAGCCATTCACCGGACAAACCGCCCAGCGAACCGGCTTCGATGCGTACGCCACGGCTGACCCAGCACAGCCGCGTGCCCAGGCGCAGCAGGTGGCGCTGCACCCGCGGGCTCACGCCCGGATGGAAACCGGCGCGAAACAGCAGCCAGGTCGTGCCGCGCAGCGCCGCTGCCAGCGCGCGCTGCAACAGGCCGCCAGGCAACTCAACGGACGTGGTCATAGTCGCTCCATTGCGGCTGACGCGTCAGCCAGCGATAGCTCAGGGTGAACCCCGACCAGTTGTTGGTGTGTTTACCCGCCGCGTTCTGGTACCAGCTGTTGCACCCCTGCTGCCACACCGAATGCTGCAGGGCGTGCTGCAACTTGTGGTTCCACGCCTGCTGCGCCGGCGGACGCAGGTCGAGGTAGCGCACGCCTTCGTCCAGTCGCTGCAGGCAGGCCAGCACGTAGGCGAACTGGCTCTCCAGCATGTAGATGATCGAGTTGTGGCCCAGGTTGGTGTTCGGCCCGTAGAGCAGGAACAGGTTGGGGAAACCGCTGACGCTGATGCCCTTGTAGGCCTCGGCGCCGTCACGCCATACCACCTCCAGCGCCACCCCGCCGAGCCCGCGGATGCGCATCGGCGCGAGGAAGTCGCTGGCGGCAAAGCCGGTGCCGTAGATCAGCACGTCGACCGGGTGCTCGCGGCCGTCGGCGGTGACCACGCCGCGCTCGCTGACTTCGGCGATGGCCTCGTCGACCACCTCCACATGGGCCTGACGCAGGGCCGGGTAGTAGTCGTTGCTGATCAGGATGCGCTTGCAGCCCAGCGGGTAGTCCGGCGTCAGCTTGGCGCGTAGTTTGGGTTCCGGCACCTCCTTGGCCAGGTGGCGGAAGAAGTGCCAGCGGTACAGCTTCATCATCCCCGGCAGGATGAAGAACCCCACGCCACGCAGTTCGTGATGAACGTACTGGACCAGGCGGTCGAGCTTCTGCGTCCATGGCCAGCGCTGCATCAGCCTCAGCTCGAACGGTCGATAGGGCCGATCGGGCTTGGGCAGCACATAGGCCGCCGAGCGCTGGAAGAGCGTCAGGCGCTGCACCTGCGGGACGATCTGCGGCACGAACTGGATGGCGCTGGCACCGGTGCCGATCACCGCCACGCGCTTGCCACGCAGGTCGACATCGTGCCGCCAGCGCGCCGAATGGAAACTTTCGCCGGCGAAACGCTCGATGCCCTTGAGCCGTGGAATGGCCGGGCGATTGAGCTGGCCGCAGGCGCTGATCAACGCCCGCGCGCTGAAGCGACTGCCGTCCACGCAGGTGACCTGCCACAGCCCCTGCGTTTCGTCGAACGCCGCCTCGGCCACTTCGCTGTCGTGGCGAATGTGCCGCTGCAGGTCGTGACGCTCCACGCACTGCTGCACGTAGGCGAAGATTTCCGCCTGCGGGGCAAAGCGCCGACTCCAGTCGAGCTTGGGTTCGAAGGAAAACGAATAGAGGTGCGACGGCACATCGCAAGCGGCGCCCGGATAGCTGTTGTCGCGCCAGGTGCCGCCGGATTCGGCGGCCTTTTCCAGGATCAGGAAATCATCCATGCCCTGTTGGCGCAGGCGCATGGCCAGGCCCAGACCGGCAAAACCGGCGCCAATGATCAGCACGCGCAGGGGCGCATGCTCCGGAGTGTTGTTATGCATTGTTATCTCCATGAGCCGCATCGCAGCGGACGCCCCCATGCTAGTTGCCGCGCGCCGCCTGGGTTATGGCATAGTCGGCCATAAAATTGTGACTTTCGGACAACCCGCATGGCCACTTCCCCCGCCCGTTCCCGCCGCAGCGCCGTCAGCGTGCAGCTTCTGGTTCAGTTCGGCCTCGACCATGGCCTGTCGCTCGATACCTGCCTGGCCGGCACCGGCCTGAGCTGGAACCTGCTCGCCGACCCGGCTGCCGAGGTCGATGCCGAACAGGAGCTGGCACTGATCGGCAACCTGGTCGCCGCTCTCGGCGAACGCCCCGGCCTGGGCCTGCAGCTGGGCCGCCGCTACCTGCTCAACACCTACGGCATCTGGGGCTTTGCCCTGCTCAGCAGCTCGACCTACCGCGACGCGGCGACACTCGGCCTGCGCTACATCGACCTGACCTTCGCCTTCCACGGCATGCGCCTGGAGGAACATGGCGATGAAGCCCACCTGCTACTCGACGACAGCCAGGTGCCGCCGGCGCTGCGCAACTTCATCCTCGAACGCGACTTGTCCGGCATGCTCTGCGTGCAACGCGAGCTGATCAACGCACCGCTGCCGATCAAGCGCGTCGACCTGCGTATTTCGCGCCCCGCCGATACCGCCCCGTTTCTCGCCGAGCTGGGGGTGATGCCGCAGTTCGGCCAGGCACACAACCGCTTCGTCTTCGAACGCCAGCTGCTCGACCGCCCGCTGCCCGGCGCCAACCCGGGAACCGCCGCGCTCTGCGAGCAACACTGCCAGCGACTGCTGGACAAGCGCCGCCAGCGCGACGGCCTGGCCGGGCAGATCCGCGGCCTGCTGCTCAGCCGTCCCGGACGCCTGCCGGACATGGAGCAACTGGCCAACAGCTTGCACATGAGTTCACGCACCCTGCGCCGCCGCCTGCAGCAGGACAACGTCAACTTTCGCACGCTGCTCGAAGAGGTACGCCAGACCCTCGCCGAGGAACTGCTGGGGATTGCCGGCCTGAGCCTTGAGGAAGTCGCCGAGCGCCTGGGCTATGGCGAAGTGTCGAACTTCATCCACGCTTTCAAGCGCTGGAAAGGCGTGACCCCGAGCCAGTTTCGCAAGGGTCGGCAATCGGCCTAGTCAGAGAAACCACGGGTAAGCAGATCCGCCGGCATTGCACCGGCGGCGTGGCAGGGACAGTAACGGCACTCCCGTCCTGCGGCTTACTGCTCGGTCTTGCTGGCGCGGGCGCCCGCAGTGTTGTCCAGCAGGCTCTTGGTCGCGACCTGCAGGAAGGCTTCGAGCTGCCGCTGCAACTGCGGCTGCGCCGGATCATCCTTGAGCACGCTGACCTTGGCCCCGGCGCCCAGCTGGTACTGGTACAAGCGCGGCTCCAGGCCCTTGGGCTGCACGAGGATCTTCTCGCCGT is from Pseudomonas sp. PDM14 and encodes:
- the rmf gene encoding ribosome modulation factor — its product is MRRLKRDPLERAFLRGYQHGVHGKSRDMCPFTIASTRQAWINGWREGRGDNWDGLTGTAGIHRLNELHAVG
- a CDS encoding ribonuclease E inhibitor RraB; this encodes MSTAFHDDVSNTVLRRMKEGGFDFARVHPIEFYAIFPDEDRARKAASEFRGESTNAQVSVREDGAWHLQVSKVMYATHSGIGDFEQDLESLVTPLGGVLDGWGVTQEVRMAGA
- a CDS encoding DUF6685 family protein: MSLSDTTTNLASRLTALAQRLGLSGRVPRMVFERSRNLRLPFQALPLPADNIWWQDGPPLHRLVDLPRDALSGPVQEDKAAARAVLMRVVEQEQQLFADFDLLRIDGLCGTPSASGEGFRSFEEFAATQTCRNVRIISYKDFLKTINQALPRFLGAEPIELRQASWYGPRLFWASEQQGEAFACAIAYARLRGLEVSLPAELTRYRISRNGLAELKQQYHMLAMPVQAWADPAFMALLLDNGLPYARLSLLRSPGAPEVLLLPKGSAEANALGEGLRQAGAPDVVAYLEQLENRTFA
- a CDS encoding DUF2835 domain-containing protein, yielding MPSLVLDIALPAERFLAVYQGRANRVMLWSRDGRKVSLPAHHLKPFLQHEGIHGTFELEFSAAGELLELRRLR
- a CDS encoding quinone-dependent dihydroorotate dehydrogenase produces the protein MYDVARALLFKLSPETSHELSIDLIGAGGRLGLNGLLGKTPAKLPVQVMGLDFPNPVGLAAGLDKNGDAIDGFAQLGFGFVEIGTVTPRPQPGNPKPRLFRLPEATAIINRMGFNNHGVEHLLSRVQAAKYRGILGINIGKNFDTPVERAVDDYLICLDKVYAHASYVTVNVSSPNTPGLRSLQFGDSLKQLLEALRQRQEDLAAQHGKRVPLAIKIAPDMTDEETVQVAAALVETGMDAVIATNTTLSREGVEGLRFADEAGGLSGAPVREKSTHTVKVLAGELKGRLPIIAAGGITEGQHAAEKIAAGASLVQIYSGFIYRGPALIHEAVDAIAAARG
- a CDS encoding alpha/beta hydrolase, whose protein sequence is MTTSVELPGGLLQRALAAALRGTTWLLFRAGFHPGVSPRVQRHLLRLGTRLCWVSRGVRIEAGSLGGLSGEWLRPPRDSGNVLLYLHGGAFIVGSPQSHRSITSYFARHGALTVFALDYRLAPEHAFPAASDDAFAAYQALLEQGHAASRIVIAGDSVGGNLVLGTALRARDAGLPLPGALVCFSPVTDCTGANLLRPPAGDPLIQPRWLQQGAEAYCPQADQRRRALVSPLYAELTGLPPLLIQVGEDEWLLPQSQLLAEQARAAGVDCELELYPRQWHVFQINCGALAIANLALQRALTFIRTRGLA
- the rlmKL gene encoding bifunctional 23S rRNA (guanine(2069)-N(7))-methyltransferase RlmK/23S rRNA (guanine(2445)-N(2))-methyltransferase RlmL; the protein is MSDRYELILTCPKSLEGLLVDEAGSLGLEEVREQTAAVRGFGSLETGYRLCLWSRLANRVLLVLRRFPVQDAESLYQGVLDVDWAEHLEPSGSLAVEFSGNGSGIDNTHFGALKVKDAIVDKLRQADGTRPSIDKISPDLRVHLRLDRGEAVLSLDLSGQSLHQRGYRLQQGAAPLKENLAAAVLLRAGWPRIAAEGGALADPMCGVGTFLVEAAMIAADLAPNLKRERWGFSSWLGHVPAIWSKLHAEAQARADAGLARPPLWIRGYEADPRLIQPARNNIERAGLGDWIKVYQGEVATFEPRPDQNQTGLVVSNPPYGERLGDEASMLYLYQNLGERLRQACLNWEAAVFTGAPELGKRMGLRSHKQYAFWNGALPCRLLLFKILPDQFVTGERRSGTQQQQKAAAAAQASPGERKAAPSAPVVEAARLSEGGQMFANRLQKNLKLLGKWARREGIDCYRLYDADMPEYALAIDLYHDWVHVQEYAPPRSIDPEKAQTRLLDALAAIPVALGVSQDKVVIKRRERQSGTKQYERQAAQGQFMEVNEGGIKLLVNLTDYLDTGLFLDHRPMRLRIQREAAGKRFLNLYCYTATASVHAAKGGARSTTSVDLSKTYLDWARRNLSLNGFSDKNRLEQGDVMGWLEEDRGEYDLIFIDPPTFSNSKRMEGVFDVQRDHVQLLDLAMNRLARDGVLYFSNNFRKFQLDEGLSARYAVEEISASTIDQDFARNPKIHRAWRLTARG
- the dacB gene encoding D-alanyl-D-alanine carboxypeptidase/D-alanyl-D-alanine-endopeptidase, whose translation is MIKSLRCIALATLLLPLAPSVSATVSNTLPAKVQQALKANKLGGNSLSLMAVPLNGPGTSIIYNADVSVNPASTMKLVTTYAALELLGPTHQWRTEFYSDGPLKNGVLNGNLFLKGGGDPKLNMEKLWLLMRDLRANGVERVTGDLVLDRSHFNLPQLPTFNDDGGDKNKPFLVGPDSLLVNLKAVRMITRNEGGKVSVQMDPPLANVRIDNQIKALPAAKCPGWPDVRFNPVSQFDGTTLVVTGKLADGCSGQSYLSLLDHPAYTAGAIRGIWQELGGSIAGKDRQAEVPKSARLLARAYSPDLVEVIRDINKYSNNTMARQLFLSLGETFRDKADPDDAKAAQRVIRSWLARKGITAPHLVIENGSGLSRDERVSVREMSAMLQAAWQGPYAAEFIASMPLVGMDGTMRKRLKRTGMEGQGHIKTGTLNNVRAIAGFSRDAKGTTWAVVAILNDPRPWGASAVLDQVLLDIYRR
- a CDS encoding SDR family oxidoreductase, yielding MNTILITGAASGIGAATARLFHSRGWRVGLLDVNQAALAALADELGGAWHVAVDVTDAAAAQVALASFAAQHQGRLRLLFNCAGILRFGLFEQISLEEHARILQINVLGLLQVTHAAFPYLKVTPGAQVINMGSASGLYGTPHMVSYSASKFAVRGLTEALELEWRRHDIRVSDLMPPFVRTPMVDSQTFEPPALRRLGVHLKAEHIAEAAWQQAHEPAVHRPIHWQFKLMYWSAQVSPSWLNRWVMGWLSRD
- a CDS encoding flavin-containing monooxygenase, yielding MHNNTPEHAPLRVLIIGAGFAGLGLAMRLRQQGMDDFLILEKAAESGGTWRDNSYPGAACDVPSHLYSFSFEPKLDWSRRFAPQAEIFAYVQQCVERHDLQRHIRHDSEVAEAAFDETQGLWQVTCVDGSRFSARALISACGQLNRPAIPRLKGIERFAGESFHSARWRHDVDLRGKRVAVIGTGASAIQFVPQIVPQVQRLTLFQRSAAYVLPKPDRPYRPFELRLMQRWPWTQKLDRLVQYVHHELRGVGFFILPGMMKLYRWHFFRHLAKEVPEPKLRAKLTPDYPLGCKRILISNDYYPALRQAHVEVVDEAIAEVSERGVVTADGREHPVDVLIYGTGFAASDFLAPMRIRGLGGVALEVVWRDGAEAYKGISVSGFPNLFLLYGPNTNLGHNSIIYMLESQFAYVLACLQRLDEGVRYLDLRPPAQQAWNHKLQHALQHSVWQQGCNSWYQNAAGKHTNNWSGFTLSYRWLTRQPQWSDYDHVR